In one Rhodococcus sp. B50 genomic region, the following are encoded:
- a CDS encoding LuxR C-terminal-related transcriptional regulator — protein MSPTARRPEVLIAELRDVLTGPLAEIAQRFSVYVGDLAPHSAMVIFTRECTGRPRKVAGDPSIVDRVTIAELDRVRSELAVGEIRRGSFRVAGRDREVCAILDSTDTLLLFVPRGTRATAAALELVRAAFGVVATGIRLQVHTASPAYLAESRAASAERARTVAELTESHAVTLETILATLRSKDLDDTRARTTARETATEALIGLRSAVDLHRELAEEALTTAFARLHGELRDLVRHRPLDLQMVAPPVGGRGLPGEVAHAARAIARGAVLALSGQTDVTRVRVAWSCDNSTLLVDVRDDGTGEIEVAELERQLRDRVETLGGGIESESTPGWGTRIAVSFPLDLPVAATDGQALDALAALAPREIEVLEHLVAGRRNRVIAERLGVSESTVKFHVAGVLRKLGVSTRGEAAALGAEAGVRAAG, from the coding sequence GTGAGTCCCACTGCCCGTCGTCCCGAGGTCCTGATCGCCGAGTTGCGCGACGTCCTGACCGGTCCGCTCGCGGAGATCGCTCAGCGCTTCTCCGTCTACGTCGGCGACCTCGCTCCGCACAGCGCCATGGTGATCTTCACGAGGGAATGCACCGGCCGGCCACGGAAGGTGGCGGGCGACCCGTCGATCGTCGACCGGGTGACCATCGCCGAACTCGATCGGGTGCGGAGCGAGCTCGCCGTGGGGGAGATCCGCCGCGGCAGCTTCCGTGTCGCGGGACGCGATCGCGAAGTGTGCGCGATCCTCGACAGCACCGACACACTGTTGCTGTTCGTGCCGCGCGGCACGCGGGCGACCGCCGCAGCCCTCGAACTCGTGCGCGCGGCGTTCGGCGTGGTCGCCACCGGAATCCGGCTGCAGGTGCACACCGCGAGTCCGGCATATCTTGCGGAGTCGAGGGCCGCCTCGGCGGAGCGGGCCCGCACCGTCGCCGAACTCACCGAGTCCCATGCCGTGACCCTCGAGACGATCCTCGCGACCCTGCGATCGAAGGATCTCGACGACACCCGAGCCCGGACCACGGCACGGGAGACGGCGACCGAGGCGCTGATCGGTCTGCGATCGGCGGTGGATCTGCACCGCGAACTCGCGGAGGAGGCGCTGACCACCGCGTTCGCCCGACTGCACGGCGAACTGCGCGATCTCGTGCGGCACCGGCCGCTCGACCTGCAGATGGTCGCCCCGCCGGTGGGTGGACGGGGACTGCCGGGCGAGGTCGCGCACGCGGCCCGCGCGATCGCCCGGGGGGCGGTGCTGGCGCTGTCGGGCCAGACCGACGTGACACGGGTCCGGGTCGCGTGGAGCTGCGACAACTCGACTCTGCTGGTGGACGTGCGCGACGACGGCACCGGCGAGATCGAGGTCGCCGAACTCGAACGTCAGCTCCGCGATCGTGTCGAAACCCTGGGCGGGGGAATCGAATCCGAATCGACTCCCGGCTGGGGGACGCGGATCGCGGTGAGCTTTCCGCTCGACCTGCCGGTTGCTGCGACGGACGGGCAGGCGCTCGATGCGCTCGCCGCTCTCGCGCCCCGGGAGATCGAGGTGCTCGAACATCTGGTCGCGGGACGCCGCAACCGCGTCATCGCCGAACGTCTCGGCGTGAGCGAGTCGACGGTGAAGTTCCACGTGGCCGGCGTACTACGAAAACTCGGCGTCAGCACTCGCGGCGAGGCCGCGGCTCTCGGTGCAGAGGCCGGGGTCCGCGCCGCGGGCTGA